A stretch of DNA from Halorubrum sp. BOL3-1:
GGACGTCGAGGGGAAAGAGGTTTCCGTCGCCGCCGTCCCCGCCGTCCCCGCCGTCGCCACCGTCTCCGTCGTCCCCGCCGTCCCCGCCGTCCCCGCCGTCCCCGCCGTCGGATTGGCCGCCACATCCGGCCAGACTGGCTGCTCCAGCCGCCCCGATGGTGGCGATAACGTTACGTCGATTTATTTTTTGACTGCTATCGGATACGTTGTGCCGACTTGGCATACCACATCCTACAACTGATTAGTATAATATGTTACGATAAGTTGGGAGATATTGTTTGGAGCGTATTATTGGACAAAAATTTATTTATACGTCTATATGTGTGCGTAATCACAAAGTATAGTACGGCAATACGACAAAGAAAAATGAATAATTATTATAGAATAAAAGTGTGTTTAGATCTTGAGATCATAGCGCTGTCGAGTGCGTGCCATTCGTGACCGGATTTGCTCCGGAAGTAACGGTAAAGTGATAAGACAGCAGTCGGTCTCTGACGGATCGCGTGGGCCGAAGGCGCGGGTGAACGGCGAGTCACCTGTGTCGGGGTTCGGTCCGACAGCGACGGCTCCGGACGGCGTTCACTCCGCCGGCGACACGAGCGTCGTCGGGTCGATCCGCTCTGGCTCCGGCGCGGCCGCATCCGCCGAAACCACCGCCACGTCGCCGCGGGATTCGCCGGTCCCGTTGCCCCCCTCATCTCCCCCGCTCGACGAAGCGAACACCGCGGTCCCGCCGACCGAAAGCGGGGCGACGAGGCCTGCCGCGACGGCCGGCGGATCGGAGAACGGAGGGCGGAGTACCACTCGCGTCTCCGCGTCCAGTTCACCCTCCTCGACGGCTGTCCCTACAATCGAACACAGCTCGCGGTGAGTGGACTCGCGGGGCGGCCCGACGATGACGGTGTCGGCGGGGTCGACGTCGCTCGGCGGCATCCCCGGGTTCTCGCTCCACAGCTCCTGTTCCCAGTGCGTGGTGTCGGGACGTTCCGGCGGCCCCCCGAACGCGGCGAGGTTCGTTCCGGGCGCCGGGTCGAGTTCGGCCGCGGCCGCGGCCGGCGCGAGCACGACGCGGTCGCCGGCGTCGATTCCGGCCGTCGGGTCGAACCGGACGGATGCGCCGACTGCCGCGGCGCCGAGGAACGCGAGTGTCGTGTGGAAGCCCGGGGTCGGGTCGACGGCGACGGTCGCGCCCGCGCGGACGCCGAGGTATCGGAACACGTTCGCCGCCTTGTAGCCGTTCGTGATCAGGTCGTGGTGGGTCCGCTCCCGGCCGTCCGACGTGACGAGCGCCGTCTCGCGCGTTCGCCGGTCGCGCGCGAGCAGGTCGCCGACGAGTTCCATACGCGACGCTCGGAGCGCGCGAGACTTAACGCTACGGCGATCGGATGGCGGGGCGGAGCGCGAGACAGAGCGGTTCGCCCCGGTCAGGGCGCACCGGCGATGACCATCTTCGAGCCGTCCGCCGAGAAGGCCAGATCCCGCGTGGGTCCCGGGTCGACGCGGACCGCGTCGCCGGGAGCGAGGTCGACGGCGTCCCCGTCGACGGTGAGCGTCGCCTCGCCGTGGAGCAGTAGGTACACCTCCTCGTGGTCGGCGTCCGCGTGGTCGTGTTCCATTCCCTCCCAGCCGTCGTCGGCCTCGACGACGGTCACGCCGAGGTTCTCGCAGTCGAGCGCTTCGCGGAGGAAGTACATCCCGGGAGTGCGCGGTTCGACGTCGTCGTAGGCGGTCGTGTCGTACCCCATGGTCGAACGGAGAGCGCGCACCGACGAAAAGCTACGGGCCGCCGAAGGGTCTCGAACCGGTGACGGTGACGGGACCGTCAGAAGGAGCTCTTCAGCTTCTCGAAGAAGCCGCCGCCGACGTCGATGTCCTCGCCGCCGGCCTCGGCGAACGCCTCCAGCGCCTCGCGCTGTTCGTCGTTGAGAGACTCGGGGACGACGACCGCGACTTGGACGTAGAGGTCGCCGCGCCCGCGGCGACGGAGCCGGGGCATCCCCTTCCCCTTGAGGCGGAACGTCTCGCCGCTCTGGGTGCCGGCGGGAACGTCCATCTCGACGCTGCCGGTGACCGTCTCCACCTCGACGGTGTCCCCGAAGACGGCCTGCGGGAACGAGACCGCCTCGTTGACGCGGAGGTCGTCACCGTCGCGCTCGAACCGGTCGCCGACGTCGACGTCGACCTCGATCAGCAGGTCCCCCTTCGGCCCGCCGTTCTCGCCGGGGGCCCCCTCGCGCTCCATCCGGAGGCTCTGTCCGGAGCGGATCCCCGCCGGGATCTCGACCGAGAGCGTCGCCTGCTCGCGGACGACGCCGTCGCCGCCGCAGTCGGCGCAGTCCTCGCTGTACAGCTCGCCTTCCCCTTCGCATCGGGGACACGTCGAGGTCTGCTGGACGCGTCCGAGCGGCGTCTGCTGGACCTGTTGGACCTGTCCGCGGCCGTTACACTGCGGACAGGTCTCCACGTCGGCGTCGGGCGGGTGGCCCGCGCCGCCGCAGGCGTCGCACTCGGTCGGCCGCGTGAGCGTGACCTCCTTGGTCGCGCCCTCGAACGCCTCTTCGAGGTCGATCGTGAGTCCCGTCTTGAGGTCGCGGCCCTGGCGCGGTCGGTTGCCGCCCCCGCCACCGCCGCCGCGACCGCCGCCACCGCCGAAGAACTGGTTGAAGATGTCCTCGAACCCGCCGGCGCCGCCGGCCCCGCCGAAGGGACCGCCCGCTCCGCCGGCGCCGCCCGGACCGCCACCGCCGGTCGCGCCGCGCTTGTCGGCCTCGGTGAACCGGTCGTGACCCAGCTGGTCGTACTGCTTGCGCTTCTGGTCGTCGGTGAGCACCTCCTTGGCCTTCTGTATCTTCTTGAACCGCTCCTCGGCGTTCTCGTCGTCGCTGACGTCGGGGTGGTGTTCGGCGGCCTGCTTGCGGTACGCCTTCTTGATCTCTTCCTCGCCGGCGTCCCGTGACACGCCGAGGACATCGTAGAAATCTTCGCTCATGCGTTGCGTTGATCGAGTGGTGTTGATCGCCCGGTCGAGTTAAGCGGCGGGGTCGAGGCGTCGGAAATCGGGTCGGAGAGAGAGCTACTCCTCGTCGTCGTCCACGTCACCAGAGCTGCGCGGCAGCTCTGGCTGGCTGATGAGAACGACTACTCGTCGTTCTCATCAACGTCCTCGAAGTCGGCGTCGACGTACTCCTCGTCGTCCGCGTCGGCGTCGGCTCCGCCGGGACCCGCTGCGCCGCCCGGACCGCCGGCGCCGCCCATCCCGCCCATGCCGCCGGGACCGGCGCCGCCCGCGCCGCCCGGACCGGCCTGTGCGGCCTGTCCATCGTACATCTGCTTGCCGATCTCCTGGAGCTCCTCGGTGAGCGTCTCGGTGGCGGACTCGATCTCGTCGGTGTCGGCGTCCTCGTCTTCGAGCACGTCCTCGACGTCCTCGATGGCCGCCTCGATGTCCGCGACGAGTTCGTCGTCGTCGAGCTCCTCCTCGTTCTCTTCGAGGAGCGACTCGGCGCGCTGGATCGTCGTCTCGGCCTCGTTGCGGGCCTCGATCCGCTCGCGGCGGGCCTCGTCCTCCTCGGCGTGTTTTTCCGCCTCCTCTTGCATCTGATCGATCTCGTCGTCGGAGAGGCCGACGCCCCCCTCGATGGTGATCGACTCAGCGTTGCCCGAGCCCTGGTCTTCGGCCTCCACGTTGACGATACCGTTCTCGTCGATGTTGAACGAGACCTCGATCTGGGGCGTTCCGGCGGGCGCCGGCGGGATGCCGGTGAGCTGGAACGCGCCGAGCAGCTCGTTCTCCTCGGCTATCTCGCGTTCGCCCTGGAAGACGCGGACGTTGACTGAGGTCTGGCTGTCCGCGGCCGTGGTGAACACCTTCGACTCCTCGGTCGGGATCGTGGTGTTCTTCTCGATGAGCCGCTCGAAGAGGCCGCCCTTCACCTCGATGCCGAGCGAGAGCGGGGTCACGTCCAGCAGGACGATGTCGTCGACGTCGCCGGAGAGCACGCCGCCCTGGACCGCCGCGCCGAGCCCGACCGCCTCGTCGGGGTTGACGTTCTTTTTCGGCTCCTGGCCGACCAGCTCCTCGACCTGGTCCTGGACCTGCGGCATCCGAGTGGAGCCGCCGACGAGAATGACCTCGTCGATGTCGGACTTCGCGTAGCCGGCGTCCGAAAGCGCCTGCTCGGTCGGCTCGACGGTGCGCTCGATGAGGTCCGAGGAGAGGTTCTCGAAGGTGGCGCGGGTGACGGAGTCTTCGAGGTGGACCGGCCCGCTGTCGGTCGCGGTGATGAAGGGGAGGTTGACGGTCGTCTCCTTTTTGTTCGACAGCTCGATCTTCGCCTCCTCGGCGGCGTCCTTCAGCCGCTGGAGCGCCTGCCGGTCGTCGCGGAGGTCGATCCCGTGGTCGTTCTCGAACTCGTCCGCGAGGTGGTCGATGAGCGCCTCGTCCCAGTCGTCGCCGCCGAGGTCGTTGTCCCCGTTCGTGGCGACGACCTCGTAGACGCCGCCGCCCAGATCGAGGACGCTCACGTCGAACGTCCCGCCGCCGAGGTCGTACACGAGGACCGTCTGATCGGACTCGTCGTCGAGCCCGTAGGCCATGGAGGCCGCGGTCGGCTCGTTGACGATGCGTTCGACCTCGAAGCCGGCGATCTCGCCGGCGTCCTTCGTCGCCTGCCGCTGCTTGTCGTTGAAGTAGGCGGGCACCGTGATGACCGCCTTCTCGACGTCGTCGCCCAGGTACTCCTCGGCGTCGCGCTTGATCTTCTGGAGGGTCATCGCCGAGATCTGCTCCGGCGTGTACTCCTCGCCGTCGACCTCGACCGCGTAGTCGTCTTCTCCCATGTGCCGCTTGATCGACTGTACCGTGCGGTCAGGGTTCTGGACGGCCTGGTTCTTCGCCGGCTTGCCGACGAGTCGCTCGCCGTCGTCCTCGAACGCGACGACCGAGGGCGTCGTCCGGTCGCCCTCAGCGTTGGCGATGATCTCGGGCTCGTCGCCCTCCATCACCGCGAACGCGGAGTTGGTGGTACCGAGGTCGATACCGAGAATTTTGTTGCTCGCCATCTTGGTCACAGGTAGCGGCTTGCTTCGGTTAAAGGTTACTAGACGCTGCCGTTCTGCCGGAGAAAGGAACTCGCCGCAGTCGTGCGGTTTCTCTATCGTGTGAGTCGATCACATCGATGTCTTTATAAAGATCCGCAAACGCAGCGGCGCCTCGCCGTCGGCCGCGGGCCGGCTCGCAGTGTAGATCCCGGGTCCGGGTCGTGTGTCTCCGGCCCGGGTCCCGTCTCAGATCCCGCTAACGAGGTCTTCGAGGACGGCCTCGGGGTCGTCGGCCTTCGCGACACCGGAGGCCAACAGAACGCCGGCGGCGCCGAGGTCGCCGGCGGTCGCGACGTCCTCGCCGGTCGAGACGCCGGCGCCGCAGAACACGTCGACCGCGGGGTCGACGGCCTCGGCGGCCGCGACCGCGTCCTCGACGATCCCGGGGTCGGCGGTGGCGACGGAGACGTCGCCGCCGATGAGTTCGGGCGGCTCGACGGCGACCGCGTCGGGACCGAGCGCGGCGGCGGCGCCGACCTGCGCCGGGTTGTTCGCGCAGACGATCGTCTCCAGGTCGGTGCGTTCGGCGGCCGCGACGGAGCCGTCGACGTCTGCGAGCTTCAGGCGGTTCTCGGAGTGGTTGATGAGGGTCCCTTCCGCACCGTTGTCGGCGACAGCTTCCGCGAGCGTCGACCCGGTGTGCGAGCCGTGTGCGTTCGGGGAGACGTGCTGGGCCCAAGTCTCGACGCCGGTGTCCGCGACGCGGGCGACGTCGGCGGCCTGGGGCGAGACCGCGATGCGCGCGCCGGACGCCTCGGCCACGTCGCGGACCGCGGTCGCGACTTCGATCGGATCGCACGGGTACGCCTTGAGGTTCACCAAGATGAACATACGTCTAGTCGGGAGGCGCGGCGCAAATAGCTTCATGCTTCGCCGCGGTCCCTCGGTGAACCGTTGCTGGTCCCGAGACTGAGAGACGCACGGCCCCGGGGAGCAGAAACGACCTTATACCCCGCTGTTGTGGGTCCGACAAGGGATGTCCCTCATCGAACTCATCGCGGGCGTAGAAGCCCACGAGGCCACTTTGACCGTGTTCAACGCCGATCCGGCGGTCACGGACGAGCTTCGGGAGTACTTCGCCGACCGCAACGTCCGGATCACCGAAGACCAGACGGCCTCCGGGCCGGAGGAGTTCGCCGTGCTGGCGCGGGACGGGGAGTTCGTCACGGCCGTGACGGTCGACGAGCTTCTGTCGCGGCCGAGCGGGGACGACGACGGGGGGTCAGGAGGTGAAAGCGGCGCGTCGAAAAGCGGGAGTAAAAAGTCAGATCGCGTCGGAAAGCCGGTGTTAGACCACCTCGACGAAACGATGTTTACCTCCTACTCTCGCGACGACATGGTCGCCGCGTCGCGAGAGATAGAGGACCGCGCCTGGCGGGTCGGGGACGGGGAGCTTCACGCGGGGTTCCAAACCCTCGACGTGCTCACCGACGAGGCGGACACCTACGACTTGCTCGGCGAGAAGGAGCGGCTCAACGTCCACGCGTACGCCGCCGACGAGGGCGACGCGCCAGACGTAGGACACTACGCCGTCCACGTCGGCGAGACCGCCGAGATCCGGGAGACGTGGTTCGTCGCGTACGACGGGGGCGGGTACGACGACGCGAAGTGCGCGCTGCTCGCCGAAGAGCGCGCGCCCGGCGAGTTCTACGGGTTCTGGAGCTATGACCCCGAGACGGTCGATCACATCGTCGACTACCTGACCGAGCGCTACGGCGAATCGGAGCAGACCGACGACGGCGGCGCGACGGTGTGACGGCCCGAGCCGCGGAGGCGACCGCGCGATCGTCGCTCGCGACCGCCGGGGAGCGCTAGACGGTCTCACTCGTCGGAGCGTGTCGGCGCGTCTGAGGCGCGAAGCGGGTGTAACGGAGAGAATTCCGGCGCAACGAAGGGAGATCCGGGCGCCGCGATCGGTTCAGTCTTTCCGCTTGACGACGTCACCGAGGGTCATCGTCCCCGGGTCGTCGGTCTCCCAGTCGGCGTCGTCCGCCGACTCCCCCTCGACCAGCGAGATGTCGAGCGCGCGTTCGAGCTTGCGCTGGACCTCGTCGGTCGGGAGCGTGTCGCTGCGTTCGAGCTTGCGGATAAGGCTCGCCTTCTCGTTGAGCTGGTCCGCCAACTCCTCCTGGCTCAGCCCTCGCGACTCGCGTGCGCCCCGGATCTTGTCGTCGTAGTCGGTGGCGATCTCGTCCATGTCGTCGAACATGTCACGGGGGCGGGTCGAGCCGCCCGACGAGCCGCCCGACCCGCTCGACGACCCGGTCGACGAGGACGACTTCCCGGTGCTGGAGCTGGTAGAGTACTTGCCGCCGCCGGAGCCGGTCGACTCGTCGCGGACCTCGGTCCCGAAGTCCGTACACGAGCTACAAAGCTCCAGTTCGGCGCCTTCGACCTTCGTCGTCGTCAGCGAGGCCTCCTCGGCGCCACACATCTCACACTGGGGCATACGCGAGGCTAGCGCTCCCGATGGTATAAAGGGTGTGCCGCAGCGCCGCGCCGCTCGCGTCCGAGTCCAAATACCGAACGGTCGCAATCGTGCCGCGGCCGGTACCGACTTGTCGCCGCGGGCGGCAGGGGAGGTATGGACGTCCACGTCTCGCCCTCGTCACTCGGGGGATCGCGCGCGCGCCGCCGTCGAAGAGCTACACGCACCGCGCACTGCTCGCGGCGGGCTACAGCGACGGCGCGACCGTCGAATCGCCGCTGATCTCCGCCGACACGCGGGCAACGGCGCGCACAGTCACCGCCTTCGGCGGGTCGGTCACGCCCGCGCGAGAGCGTACGGGCGAGGACCTCGTCGACGCCGACGCACTCGCGGTCGAGGGGTTCGCCGGCCGTCCCGCGGTCCCCGACGACGTGATCGACTGCGCGAACTCGGGGACGACGATGCGACTCGTCACCGCCGCGGCCGCGCTCGCGGACGGAACCGCGGTCCTCACCGGCGACGACTCGCTGCGCTCGCGGCCGCAGGGGCCGCTCCTCGACGCGCTCGCGGACCTCGGCGTCCGCGCGGAGTCGACCCGCGGAAACGGGCGGGCCCCGCTGGTCCTCACCGGGCCGCTCGCGGGCGGCGACGTCGCCATCCCGGGCGACGTCTCCTCGCAGTACGTCACCGCCCTGCTGATGGCCGGCGCGGTCACCGACGAGGGGGTCGGCGTCGATCTCACGACGCCGCTGAAATCGGCGCCGTACGTCGAC
This window harbors:
- a CDS encoding cupin domain-containing protein, yielding MGYDTTAYDDVEPRTPGMYFLREALDCENLGVTVVEADDGWEGMEHDHADADHEEVYLLLHGEATLTVDGDAVDLAPGDAVRVDPGPTRDLAFSADGSKMVIAGAP
- the dnaJ gene encoding molecular chaperone DnaJ, which codes for MSEDFYDVLGVSRDAGEEEIKKAYRKQAAEHHPDVSDDENAEERFKKIQKAKEVLTDDQKRKQYDQLGHDRFTEADKRGATGGGGPGGAGGAGGPFGGAGGAGGFEDIFNQFFGGGGGRGGGGGGGNRPRQGRDLKTGLTIDLEEAFEGATKEVTLTRPTECDACGGAGHPPDADVETCPQCNGRGQVQQVQQTPLGRVQQTSTCPRCEGEGELYSEDCADCGGDGVVREQATLSVEIPAGIRSGQSLRMEREGAPGENGGPKGDLLIEVDVDVGDRFERDGDDLRVNEAVSFPQAVFGDTVEVETVTGSVEMDVPAGTQSGETFRLKGKGMPRLRRRGRGDLYVQVAVVVPESLNDEQREALEAFAEAGGEDIDVGGGFFEKLKSSF
- the dnaK gene encoding molecular chaperone DnaK encodes the protein MASNKILGIDLGTTNSAFAVMEGDEPEIIANAEGDRTTPSVVAFEDDGERLVGKPAKNQAVQNPDRTVQSIKRHMGEDDYAVEVDGEEYTPEQISAMTLQKIKRDAEEYLGDDVEKAVITVPAYFNDKQRQATKDAGEIAGFEVERIVNEPTAASMAYGLDDESDQTVLVYDLGGGTFDVSVLDLGGGVYEVVATNGDNDLGGDDWDEALIDHLADEFENDHGIDLRDDRQALQRLKDAAEEAKIELSNKKETTVNLPFITATDSGPVHLEDSVTRATFENLSSDLIERTVEPTEQALSDAGYAKSDIDEVILVGGSTRMPQVQDQVEELVGQEPKKNVNPDEAVGLGAAVQGGVLSGDVDDIVLLDVTPLSLGIEVKGGLFERLIEKNTTIPTEESKVFTTAADSQTSVNVRVFQGEREIAEENELLGAFQLTGIPPAPAGTPQIEVSFNIDENGIVNVEAEDQGSGNAESITIEGGVGLSDDEIDQMQEEAEKHAEEDEARRERIEARNEAETTIQRAESLLEENEEELDDDELVADIEAAIEDVEDVLEDEDADTDEIESATETLTEELQEIGKQMYDGQAAQAGPGGAGGAGPGGMGGMGGAGGPGGAAGPGGADADADDEEYVDADFEDVDENDE
- the tpiA gene encoding triose-phosphate isomerase — its product is MFILVNLKAYPCDPIEVATAVRDVAEASGARIAVSPQAADVARVADTGVETWAQHVSPNAHGSHTGSTLAEAVADNGAEGTLINHSENRLKLADVDGSVAAAERTDLETIVCANNPAQVGAAAALGPDAVAVEPPELIGGDVSVATADPGIVEDAVAAAEAVDPAVDVFCGAGVSTGEDVATAGDLGAAGVLLASGVAKADDPEAVLEDLVSGI
- a CDS encoding DICT sensory domain-containing protein produces the protein MSLIELIAGVEAHEATLTVFNADPAVTDELREYFADRNVRITEDQTASGPEEFAVLARDGEFVTAVTVDELLSRPSGDDDGGSGGESGASKSGSKKSDRVGKPVLDHLDETMFTSYSRDDMVAASREIEDRAWRVGDGELHAGFQTLDVLTDEADTYDLLGEKERLNVHAYAADEGDAPDVGHYAVHVGETAEIRETWFVAYDGGGYDDAKCALLAEERAPGEFYGFWSYDPETVDHIVDYLTERYGESEQTDDGGATV
- a CDS encoding multiprotein bridging factor aMBF1; its protein translation is MPQCEMCGAEEASLTTTKVEGAELELCSSCTDFGTEVRDESTGSGGGKYSTSSSTGKSSSSTGSSSGSGGSSGGSTRPRDMFDDMDEIATDYDDKIRGARESRGLSQEELADQLNEKASLIRKLERSDTLPTDEVQRKLERALDISLVEGESADDADWETDDPGTMTLGDVVKRKD